The Exiguobacterium acetylicum genome includes a window with the following:
- a CDS encoding multidrug efflux MFS transporter, translating into MPLWKRNLVVVWFGSFLTAAALSLVLPFLPLFIEELGVDSRQDITTWSGIAFGATFLVAAIVSPIWGRLADRKGRKLMLLRASLGMSIVMFLISFVQDVYQLVFLRLVMGAVSGFISAGITLVASQTPKEKSGWALGTLSTGGIAGGLLGPLIGGFLADVVGLRPVFLFTSVPLFITFLVTYFLVKEEFVPMEVKKMASAKEIIQSLRHPELILSLFLTTFLIQFAAQSISPILSLYVRELSPGTERLALLSGIVASAPGIAALIAAQRLGRLSDKIGAERVLFFALLVFAAFLIPQAFVTDTSQLIVLRMGIGFATAALMPSVQALLRKNTPANASGRIFGYNQSAQFMGNFLGPLAGGQIAGHFGFEALFLFTGLIVITNAVLERTQTAVLNKNPNN; encoded by the coding sequence ATGCCATTGTGGAAAAGAAATTTAGTCGTCGTCTGGTTCGGTAGTTTTTTGACCGCTGCAGCCCTCAGTCTCGTTTTACCGTTTTTGCCCTTATTCATTGAAGAACTCGGTGTCGACAGCCGACAAGATATTACAACCTGGTCCGGAATCGCCTTTGGTGCGACCTTCCTCGTCGCTGCGATCGTCTCACCAATCTGGGGTCGTCTCGCCGACCGAAAAGGTCGTAAGCTCATGTTACTTCGAGCAAGCCTTGGTATGTCGATTGTCATGTTCTTAATTAGTTTTGTCCAAGACGTCTATCAACTCGTATTCTTACGTCTTGTCATGGGAGCTGTATCCGGATTCATTTCAGCCGGGATTACACTCGTTGCTTCCCAAACCCCAAAAGAGAAAAGTGGCTGGGCGCTCGGCACCCTGTCGACCGGTGGGATTGCCGGTGGATTGCTAGGACCTCTCATCGGAGGATTCCTCGCCGACGTTGTTGGGCTTCGACCCGTTTTTCTCTTTACGAGCGTTCCGCTCTTCATTACCTTCCTCGTGACATACTTCTTAGTTAAAGAAGAATTCGTCCCAATGGAAGTTAAAAAAATGGCGTCCGCGAAAGAAATTATCCAGTCGCTTCGTCATCCAGAACTTATCTTAAGTTTGTTTTTGACGACGTTCCTGATTCAGTTCGCGGCACAATCAATTAGTCCGATTCTGTCGCTGTACGTCCGGGAACTCAGTCCGGGGACAGAACGTCTTGCGTTATTGTCCGGGATCGTCGCCTCTGCACCTGGGATCGCCGCATTGATTGCAGCACAACGACTCGGTCGTCTCTCAGATAAGATTGGGGCAGAACGCGTCTTGTTCTTTGCGTTACTTGTCTTTGCTGCCTTCTTGATTCCGCAAGCATTCGTCACAGATACTAGTCAATTGATTGTCTTACGGATGGGAATTGGTTTTGCGACAGCAGCACTGATGCCATCGGTACAAGCGTTGCTTCGGAAGAATACACCAGCGAATGCGTCAGGACGTATCTTCGGGTACAATCAGTCCGCGCAGTTCATGGGGAACTTCCTCGGACCACTAGCAGGTGGACAGATCGCTGGACACTTCGGTTTTGAAGCGCTGTTCCTCTTTACTGGTCTAATCGTCATCACGAATGCCGTACTTGAGCGGACACAAACCGCTGTCTTGAATAAAAATCCGAATAACTAA
- a CDS encoding sensor domain-containing protein, with the protein MSFFKKRATERTVPGSLDLYTLSDVTYFLENHPDAVYTMDTKGHFISFNNKFPLMLGYDRDSLRELHFETFLKPNEVDQIKQFKKRVYSGETVHFTTMVRHKDGHWLTLNVTNIPIYDQRVIIGLYGIARDISHQQEIRSDYQRLLIKDRLTNAIEGVSFVEYVPTSKEIVASPSLATLLQLSKKHLVRMDAYDFLEELHPEDRTIFREQSLALHKGQIPTFSMQLRMGRRDQFQKIVHCEGVVQTDTIPSSLLFILKDATHLIQLEQERDLAIASLKKFFTSLHTTAYEHRYSDNTVIFHAVGFLEPYTDYLRRIEQDHQLWTKLVSAEDLVLMKEAYPKIRQGEVVRLVYRLNYPDRQFWVEETCIPIIDSQGEVLGHYGVSTDITRLKEQQHEIWHLSMHDPITDLPNHAFTLEQVRELLTHRSPFTLLTVTFNQHSRLAERFGHEIGEEWIRQTSAAVKKLIKKEVFIGHLFGDKFLIILKGKIDETRAIGLANQLLELTHHRFDVLSYELFSKVFIGITYSAHHDHTAEELIKQTYTALRRAKSISKSNFQFYSSKLDITMYRRYQLERDLRHVIKKNQLFLEYQPKVDSWSGRIVGAEALIRWDHPEWGRLAPKDFLSLSEESDLYIHIGDWVLDQACRLIRDLLDEQPENVVPLSINLSPKRLFYGDFASVVEQHLKKHGVPGHLLEIELLESDVLLEGGQVLETLDRLVDLGVKLSLDDFGTAYSSISYVQRYPIHCLKIDRSFAIHAEHDPKSLSVIKSVIYMAKEFGLTVVAEGIENMQQLNLYRDLECDMIQGYLFSKPVDIETFKQLLENGTLYPKDTGTAPPKEPILSLHAKVTISKLNGQTIEVGSSPILINRCTNRTIAFYSSIRLPVKHKLELSLQLHHLTHPDIFIEPTSISELDNGLFYYVADFQVRALSLIVQEQLNHSQHSRVDDFFEQSTV; encoded by the coding sequence ATGAGCTTCTTTAAAAAACGTGCTACTGAACGAACTGTGCCTGGGTCTTTAGATTTATACACACTGTCCGACGTCACTTATTTTTTGGAGAACCATCCGGATGCTGTCTATACGATGGATACAAAGGGTCACTTCATTTCCTTCAACAATAAATTTCCACTCATGCTCGGATACGATCGAGACAGCCTGAGGGAACTCCACTTCGAAACGTTTTTAAAGCCGAACGAAGTTGATCAGATCAAGCAGTTCAAGAAACGTGTCTATTCAGGCGAGACCGTCCACTTTACGACGATGGTCCGACACAAAGATGGACACTGGTTGACGCTGAACGTCACGAACATCCCGATTTACGATCAACGTGTCATCATCGGTCTCTACGGAATCGCCCGTGATATATCGCATCAGCAGGAAATCCGAAGTGATTACCAGCGTCTATTGATAAAAGACCGATTAACGAACGCCATCGAGGGTGTCAGTTTCGTTGAATACGTTCCAACATCAAAAGAAATTGTCGCGTCGCCCTCTCTCGCTACACTATTACAACTCTCCAAGAAACATTTAGTACGAATGGACGCTTACGACTTTCTAGAAGAACTTCATCCAGAAGATCGAACAATTTTCCGAGAGCAAAGTCTTGCGCTTCATAAAGGTCAAATTCCGACCTTCTCGATGCAGTTACGGATGGGACGAAGAGATCAGTTCCAAAAGATTGTTCACTGTGAAGGTGTCGTTCAGACGGATACGATTCCGAGTTCACTCCTCTTCATTCTCAAGGATGCGACACATCTCATCCAGCTCGAACAGGAACGGGATCTTGCCATCGCTTCCCTAAAGAAGTTTTTTACGTCCCTGCATACGACCGCTTACGAACATCGTTATAGCGATAACACGGTGATTTTTCATGCTGTCGGTTTTCTTGAACCGTACACTGATTATCTCAGGCGAATCGAACAGGATCATCAACTGTGGACGAAGCTCGTCTCAGCAGAAGATCTTGTCCTTATGAAGGAAGCATATCCAAAAATCCGACAAGGTGAAGTCGTGCGACTCGTCTATCGCTTGAATTATCCCGATCGTCAATTCTGGGTCGAGGAGACCTGCATCCCGATCATCGATTCACAGGGTGAGGTTCTTGGTCACTATGGTGTCTCGACCGATATCACCCGTCTGAAAGAACAACAACATGAAATTTGGCACCTTTCGATGCATGACCCGATTACCGATTTACCAAATCACGCTTTCACGTTAGAGCAAGTTCGTGAATTGTTGACGCATCGTTCGCCGTTTACTTTATTAACAGTCACCTTCAACCAACATAGCCGTCTCGCTGAGCGATTTGGTCACGAGATTGGAGAAGAATGGATCCGACAAACAAGTGCAGCCGTGAAAAAGCTTATCAAAAAAGAGGTATTTATAGGTCATCTATTTGGAGATAAATTCCTTATCATCTTAAAAGGTAAAATTGATGAAACACGGGCGATTGGACTCGCCAATCAATTGCTTGAGCTGACCCATCATCGGTTCGACGTCTTGTCCTATGAACTGTTTTCGAAAGTCTTCATCGGTATCACTTATTCCGCCCATCATGATCATACGGCAGAAGAACTGATTAAACAGACATATACGGCACTACGCCGTGCTAAGTCGATTTCTAAGAGTAACTTCCAGTTCTATTCATCGAAACTCGACATCACGATGTATCGTCGTTATCAACTCGAACGCGATTTACGGCATGTCATAAAGAAGAACCAGCTATTCCTTGAGTACCAACCGAAAGTCGATAGTTGGAGTGGACGTATCGTTGGTGCAGAAGCCTTGATCCGCTGGGACCACCCTGAATGGGGACGACTGGCACCAAAAGATTTCTTGTCCCTCTCAGAAGAAAGTGATCTCTATATCCACATCGGTGACTGGGTACTCGATCAAGCCTGCCGATTGATCCGTGATCTGCTCGATGAACAACCAGAAAACGTCGTTCCGCTATCGATCAACTTATCACCGAAACGGCTATTTTACGGTGACTTTGCGAGTGTTGTCGAACAACACTTAAAAAAACATGGTGTTCCTGGTCATCTGTTAGAGATTGAATTACTCGAATCCGACGTACTGCTCGAAGGCGGACAAGTCCTCGAGACACTCGATCGTCTCGTTGATCTCGGTGTCAAACTCTCACTCGATGATTTCGGAACCGCCTATTCATCGATTTCTTACGTCCAGCGTTATCCGATTCATTGCCTGAAGATCGATCGTTCGTTTGCGATTCATGCCGAACATGATCCAAAGAGCCTCTCTGTCATTAAAAGTGTCATCTACATGGCGAAAGAGTTCGGTCTGACCGTCGTTGCAGAAGGCATCGAGAACATGCAACAGCTGAACCTGTACAGGGATCTAGAGTGTGACATGATTCAAGGCTATCTCTTCAGTAAACCGGTCGATATCGAGACGTTTAAGCAACTCCTTGAAAACGGCACCCTTTATCCAAAAGATACGGGGACTGCTCCACCGAAGGAGCCGATTCTAAGTCTCCATGCGAAGGTGACGATTTCGAAGCTGAACGGACAGACGATTGAAGTAGGATCGTCTCCGATTTTGATCAATCGCTGTACGAATCGGACGATTGCCTTCTATTCTTCGATCCGTCTACCGGTGAAGCATAAATTAGAACTCTCACTGCAACTGCATCACTTAACACATCCTGATATCTTCATTGAACCGACGTCGATTTCTGAACTTGATAACGGTCTCTTCTACTACGTCGCCGACTTCCAAGTCCGCGCCCTGTCGCTCATCGTCCAAGAACAGTTGAATCATTCCCAGCATTCCCGCGTCGATGACTTTTTCGAACAGTCGACTGTATGA
- the murA gene encoding UDP-N-acetylglucosamine 1-carboxyvinyltransferase: MEKIVVRGGRKLAGTVKVEGAKNAVLKTLVATLLASEGQSVLQNVPRLADVYTINNVLRNLNAEVEFDAEANTVTVNAEPNLKDEAPLEYVRKMRASILVMGPLLARLGRARVAMPGGCAIGSRPIDLHLKGFEAMGAKTIIGNGFVEAHVDGRLQGAKIYLDFPSVGATENIMMAATLAEGTTVIENVAKEPEIVDLANFLNAMGAKVRGAGTETIRIEGVEKLHGATHYVIPDRIEAGTFMIAAAITEGDVEVIGAEREHLRPLISKMEEMGVKITDTEEGLRVVGPAKLEAVDVKTMPHPGFPTDVQAQMMALVLKAGGTSVITETVFENRFMHVEEFRRMNADIKIEGRSSIINGGVQLQGAEVLSTDLRSGAALVTAGLIAEGETRVGALHHIDRGYVDFHLKLQALGADVERVTEEVAVVEETAATKL, from the coding sequence ATGGAAAAAATCGTTGTCCGTGGCGGACGTAAATTAGCTGGAACAGTCAAAGTAGAAGGTGCAAAGAACGCGGTCTTAAAAACACTCGTCGCGACATTGCTTGCATCAGAGGGACAATCCGTTCTTCAAAACGTACCACGTCTAGCAGACGTCTATACAATCAATAACGTCTTACGCAACTTGAACGCAGAAGTCGAGTTCGACGCAGAAGCGAACACGGTGACGGTCAATGCAGAGCCGAATCTCAAAGACGAAGCTCCACTCGAATACGTTCGCAAAATGCGGGCTTCGATTCTCGTCATGGGACCATTACTTGCACGCCTCGGTCGCGCACGTGTCGCGATGCCAGGTGGTTGTGCAATTGGTTCACGTCCAATCGACCTTCACTTGAAAGGATTCGAAGCGATGGGCGCAAAAACGATCATCGGAAACGGATTCGTTGAAGCCCATGTCGACGGTCGCCTCCAAGGTGCAAAAATCTACCTCGACTTCCCATCTGTCGGTGCGACAGAAAACATCATGATGGCTGCAACACTCGCAGAAGGAACGACAGTCATCGAGAACGTTGCAAAAGAACCAGAAATCGTTGACCTTGCGAACTTCTTGAACGCAATGGGCGCAAAAGTCCGCGGTGCAGGTACAGAAACGATCCGCATCGAAGGCGTCGAGAAATTACACGGTGCAACACACTACGTCATTCCTGACCGAATCGAAGCAGGTACGTTCATGATCGCAGCAGCAATCACTGAAGGTGACGTCGAAGTCATCGGTGCCGAGCGTGAACACCTTCGTCCACTCATCTCGAAGATGGAAGAGATGGGCGTTAAGATCACGGATACAGAAGAAGGTCTCCGTGTCGTCGGTCCAGCGAAACTCGAAGCTGTTGACGTCAAGACGATGCCACACCCAGGTTTCCCGACGGACGTTCAAGCACAAATGATGGCACTCGTCCTCAAAGCAGGCGGAACGTCAGTTATCACGGAAACAGTCTTCGAAAACCGCTTCATGCATGTTGAAGAATTCCGTCGTATGAACGCTGACATCAAGATTGAAGGTCGTTCATCGATCATCAACGGTGGCGTGCAACTGCAAGGGGCAGAAGTGCTTTCAACAGACCTTCGCTCAGGTGCAGCACTCGTCACAGCAGGATTGATTGCTGAAGGTGAAACACGCGTCGGTGCACTTCACCACATCGATCGTGGATACGTTGACTTCCACCTTAAGCTACAAGCACTTGGTGCTGATGTAGAACGTGTAACAGAAGAAGTAGCAGTCGTTGAAGAAACAGCTGCAACAAAACTCTAA
- the atpD gene encoding F0F1 ATP synthase subunit beta: MNELGLKGRVVAVMGPVIDVKFEGHLPNIYNALRIQYTPQTVEEVAIDLTLEVALHLGDDVVRTIAMDSTDGVRRGIEVIDTNAPISVPVGEATLGRVFNVLGNPIDEKEIAADVERLPIHKKAPTFDNLSTKVEILETGIKVVDLLAPYIKGGKIGLFGGAGVGKTVLIQELINNIAQEHSGISVFAGVGERTREGNDLFHEMTDSGVIKQTAMVFGQMNEPPGARLRVALTGLTMAEYFRDEQGQDVLLFVDNIFRYTQAGSEVSALLGRMPSAVGYQPTLATEMGMLQERITSTNKGSVTSIQAVYVPADDYTDPAPATTFAHLDATTNLERRLSEMGIYPAVDPLASTSRALSPEIVGEEHYGVARQVQETLQRYKELQDIIAILGMDELSEDDKLTVHRARRIQFFLSQNFHVAEQFTGQKGSYVPVKDTIRGFKEILEGKHDDLTEEAFRLVGPIEDAIEKAKALV; this comes from the coding sequence ATGAACGAACTCGGTTTAAAAGGCCGCGTCGTCGCGGTCATGGGACCTGTCATCGACGTTAAGTTCGAAGGACACTTACCGAACATCTACAACGCGCTTCGTATTCAATATACGCCGCAAACTGTAGAAGAAGTGGCTATCGACTTGACGCTTGAGGTCGCCCTGCACCTTGGTGACGACGTCGTCCGTACCATTGCGATGGACTCAACGGATGGAGTACGCCGTGGAATTGAAGTAATCGATACGAATGCTCCAATCTCGGTACCCGTCGGAGAAGCGACACTTGGTCGCGTCTTCAACGTACTCGGTAACCCAATTGATGAAAAAGAAATCGCTGCTGACGTGGAACGTCTTCCGATCCACAAAAAAGCACCGACTTTCGATAACCTTTCAACGAAAGTTGAAATCCTCGAGACTGGAATTAAAGTCGTCGACTTGCTCGCTCCTTACATCAAGGGTGGTAAGATCGGTCTCTTCGGTGGTGCCGGTGTAGGTAAGACCGTCCTCATCCAGGAATTGATCAACAACATCGCGCAAGAGCACAGCGGTATCTCGGTATTCGCAGGTGTTGGTGAGCGGACGCGTGAAGGTAATGACTTGTTCCACGAGATGACGGATTCAGGCGTTATCAAACAAACAGCGATGGTCTTCGGTCAGATGAACGAACCACCTGGTGCACGTCTTCGTGTTGCCTTGACTGGTTTGACGATGGCAGAATACTTCCGTGATGAGCAAGGACAAGACGTTCTTCTCTTCGTTGATAACATCTTCCGTTATACACAAGCAGGTTCTGAGGTATCAGCCCTTCTTGGTCGTATGCCATCTGCCGTTGGTTACCAACCAACACTCGCAACAGAGATGGGTATGCTTCAAGAGCGGATCACATCAACAAACAAAGGTTCGGTTACATCGATCCAAGCGGTTTATGTACCAGCCGATGACTATACTGACCCGGCTCCTGCGACGACGTTTGCTCACTTAGATGCAACGACGAACCTTGAGCGCCGTCTCTCTGAGATGGGGATCTATCCTGCCGTGGATCCACTTGCTTCAACATCACGTGCCCTTTCACCAGAAATCGTCGGCGAAGAGCACTACGGTGTTGCACGTCAAGTTCAGGAAACACTTCAGCGTTATAAAGAACTTCAAGATATCATCGCGATCCTCGGTATGGACGAGTTGTCAGAAGACGACAAATTGACTGTACACCGTGCGCGTCGTATCCAGTTCTTCTTGTCGCAGAACTTCCACGTAGCTGAGCAGTTCACAGGACAAAAAGGATCGTACGTCCCAGTTAAGGACACGATCCGCGGCTTCAAAGAAATCCTCGAAGGTAAACACGATGACTTAACGGAAGAAGCATTCCGTCTCGTCGGTCCGATCGAAGATGCGATTGAAAAAGCGAAGGCGCTTGTCTAA
- the atpG gene encoding ATP synthase F1 subunit gamma: MASLREIQTRINSTKSTKQITKAMNMVSASKLNRAQAHSAKFQPYMLKMQEVLGTIANGTTGASHPMLEKRPVKKTGYIVITSDRGLAGAYNANVLREVYREIKEKHTADSYVLFVVGKVGVQFFRSRGITVTDAITGLNDSPSYVDVAEIVKRTVSAFTLGEIDELKLCYNHFLSVISQEVKVETLLPLGEIEASSSTTYEYEPSEEQILAELLPRYAESLIFGALLDAKVAEHASRMTAMQSATDNADDLIGRLTLVYNRARQAAITQEITEIVSGAAAQQ; this comes from the coding sequence ATGGCATCGTTGCGCGAGATACAAACGCGGATCAACTCGACGAAAAGTACGAAACAGATCACGAAAGCGATGAACATGGTTTCGGCGTCGAAACTGAACCGCGCTCAAGCACATAGCGCGAAGTTCCAACCTTACATGCTGAAAATGCAAGAGGTACTCGGAACCATTGCGAATGGCACGACAGGTGCGAGCCATCCGATGCTCGAGAAACGTCCCGTCAAAAAGACAGGATATATCGTCATCACATCGGATCGCGGCTTAGCTGGTGCATATAACGCCAACGTGCTGCGTGAAGTCTACCGGGAAATCAAAGAAAAGCATACTGCGGACAGTTACGTTCTCTTCGTGGTCGGTAAAGTCGGTGTCCAGTTCTTCCGTTCACGCGGAATTACGGTCACGGATGCGATCACAGGCTTGAACGATTCTCCTTCGTATGTCGACGTCGCTGAAATCGTGAAGCGCACAGTGAGTGCGTTCACGCTCGGCGAAATCGACGAGCTCAAGCTGTGCTACAACCACTTCTTATCTGTCATCAGCCAAGAAGTGAAAGTCGAAACTCTTCTCCCACTCGGAGAAATCGAAGCTTCGTCTTCGACGACTTATGAGTACGAGCCAAGTGAGGAACAAATCCTTGCTGAACTCCTCCCGCGTTATGCGGAGAGCTTGATCTTCGGTGCGCTTCTTGACGCGAAAGTAGCAGAACATGCGTCACGTATGACAGCAATGCAAAGTGCGACAGATAACGCAGATGACTTGATCGGTCGATTGACTCTCGTCTACAACCGAGCTCGACAAGCTGCAATCACGCAAGAAATCACAGAGATCGTCAGTGGGGCTGCTGCGCAGCAGTAA
- the mreB gene encoding rod shape-determining protein MreB has translation MFSRDIGIDLGTANVVIHVKGRGIVLDEPSVVAIDKATGKIHAVGTEAHLMVGRTPGNIVAIRPLQDGVIADFEMTEAMLRHFIDKIEVRKMFGGVRMLICTPASITTVEAKAIRQAGEKSGAKTVFLEVEPKVAAVGAGMDIWMPAGHMVIDIGGGTTDVAVLSMGDIVCGETIKVAGDRFDHDIIRSIKDTHKLIIGERTAQAVKTTVATVSEDGRSEQMDIRGRNLVTGLPHNITVTSEEMHEALAEAAMEIVEATKRVLEKTPPELAADIIDRGIILTGGGALLDGIDQLLAKELGLPVLIAEDPMLCVARGTGIMLDNLGK, from the coding sequence ATGTTTTCAAGAGATATCGGAATCGACTTAGGGACGGCGAATGTCGTCATTCATGTCAAAGGGAGAGGCATCGTCCTCGATGAGCCATCGGTCGTCGCGATCGATAAGGCAACAGGTAAGATTCATGCGGTAGGTACGGAAGCACATTTGATGGTAGGGCGGACACCGGGGAACATCGTGGCGATCCGACCACTTCAAGACGGCGTCATTGCCGATTTCGAAATGACGGAAGCGATGCTTCGCCATTTCATCGATAAGATTGAAGTCCGTAAGATGTTCGGTGGGGTACGTATGTTGATCTGTACACCAGCAAGCATCACGACGGTTGAGGCAAAGGCGATTCGTCAAGCTGGTGAAAAGTCAGGCGCAAAGACGGTCTTCCTTGAAGTCGAGCCGAAGGTCGCAGCAGTCGGTGCCGGTATGGACATTTGGATGCCAGCAGGGCACATGGTCATTGATATCGGTGGTGGGACGACAGACGTCGCTGTGCTCTCGATGGGTGATATCGTATGCGGTGAGACGATTAAGGTCGCAGGGGATCGGTTTGATCATGACATCATTCGTTCGATTAAGGATACGCATAAGTTGATCATTGGGGAACGGACGGCGCAAGCGGTCAAGACGACGGTTGCTACTGTATCAGAAGACGGACGTAGCGAACAGATGGATATCCGTGGACGAAATCTTGTAACGGGCTTACCGCACAACATCACGGTGACATCGGAAGAGATGCATGAGGCACTTGCGGAAGCAGCGATGGAGATCGTCGAAGCAACGAAGCGGGTGCTTGAAAAGACACCACCAGAGCTTGCAGCGGACATCATCGACCGTGGCATCATCTTGACGGGTGGGGGTGCACTCCTTGACGGAATCGATCAGTTACTTGCAAAAGAACTCGGTCTACCAGTTCTGATCGCAGAAGATCCGATGTTATGTGTCGCACGCGGTACAGGAATCATGCTCGACAATCTTGGGAAGTAA
- a CDS encoding DUF1146 family protein translates to MTSIGVSALVSMLVYIVAILLAWWSLLPVKWEKILQHPKGPHAVALRTILAIALGSIVARFLLDYAGFAQRLQFLIG, encoded by the coding sequence GTGACATCTATTGGTGTGAGTGCGTTAGTTAGTATGCTAGTCTACATCGTGGCGATTTTACTCGCTTGGTGGTCCTTGTTACCAGTCAAATGGGAGAAAATCCTGCAACATCCTAAAGGACCGCATGCGGTAGCCTTACGAACGATTCTTGCGATTGCACTCGGGTCGATTGTCGCTCGCTTTTTACTGGATTATGCCGGCTTTGCACAACGTCTTCAGTTTTTAATCGGGTGA
- the atpA gene encoding F0F1 ATP synthase subunit alpha, producing MSIRAEEISALLKARIAQYGSTMEVNETGTVIQIGDGIARAHGLDNVMSGELVEFANGTMGLAQNLEEGNVGIIILGDYLEIKEGDSVRRTGRIMEVPTGDALLGRVVNPLGMPIDGLGPIETEHYNPIERKASGVMARKSVHEPLQTGIKAIDALVPIGRGQRELIIGDRQTGKTSIAIDTIINQKEENMICIYVAIGQKESTVRGVVETLRKNGALDYTIVVSAAASQPAPLLYLAPFAGVAMGEHFMDQGKHVLVIYDDLSKQAAAYRELSLLLKRPPGREAYPGDVFYLHSRLLERAAKLNDELGAGSLTALPFIETQASDISAYIPTNVISITDGQIFLQSDLFFSGVRPAINPGLSVSRVGGSAQVKAMKKVAGTLRLDLASYRELEAFAQFGSDLDKATQSKLNRGERTVEVLKQDLNQPLTVDKQVIIIYALTRGHLDDVAVTDIRRFEKELNLWLDQNRKQLCDEIRKTGNLPADEEIVAAISEFKKTFQATV from the coding sequence ATGAGCATTAGAGCTGAAGAAATCAGCGCCCTGCTTAAAGCGCGTATCGCGCAGTACGGTTCTACGATGGAAGTGAACGAGACAGGTACGGTCATCCAAATCGGTGATGGTATCGCTCGTGCACACGGACTCGACAACGTCATGTCGGGAGAGCTCGTAGAATTCGCTAACGGCACAATGGGCTTGGCGCAAAACTTAGAAGAAGGCAACGTCGGTATCATCATCCTCGGTGACTACCTTGAAATCAAAGAAGGCGACTCTGTTCGCCGTACGGGCCGCATCATGGAAGTACCAACGGGAGACGCACTCCTCGGACGTGTCGTTAACCCACTCGGTATGCCAATCGATGGTCTTGGTCCAATCGAAACAGAACACTACAACCCGATCGAGCGTAAGGCGTCTGGCGTCATGGCGCGTAAATCGGTACACGAACCACTTCAGACAGGAATCAAGGCGATCGATGCCCTCGTTCCAATCGGTCGTGGACAGCGTGAGTTGATCATCGGTGACCGTCAGACGGGTAAAACGTCGATCGCAATCGATACGATCATCAACCAAAAAGAAGAAAACATGATCTGTATCTACGTCGCAATCGGACAAAAAGAATCAACAGTCCGTGGCGTCGTCGAGACGCTCCGTAAAAACGGTGCACTCGATTACACGATCGTCGTTTCGGCAGCAGCTTCACAGCCAGCTCCACTTCTTTACCTCGCACCATTCGCAGGTGTCGCGATGGGTGAACACTTCATGGACCAAGGCAAACACGTTCTTGTCATCTATGATGATCTTTCAAAACAAGCAGCTGCTTACCGTGAGCTTTCACTTCTCTTGAAACGCCCACCAGGCCGCGAAGCTTACCCAGGGGATGTCTTCTACCTCCACTCACGCCTTCTTGAGCGTGCAGCGAAGTTAAACGACGAGCTTGGCGCAGGTAGCTTGACTGCCCTTCCGTTCATCGAAACACAAGCGTCGGATATCTCAGCTTATATCCCGACAAACGTTATCTCGATCACGGATGGTCAAATCTTCCTTCAATCGGATCTCTTCTTCTCAGGTGTCCGTCCCGCGATCAACCCGGGTCTCTCGGTATCGCGTGTAGGTGGTTCGGCTCAAGTAAAAGCGATGAAGAAGGTAGCGGGTACGCTCCGTCTTGACCTCGCATCTTACCGTGAGCTTGAAGCATTCGCACAGTTCGGATCTGACCTTGATAAAGCGACTCAGTCGAAGCTTAACCGTGGTGAGCGGACAGTTGAAGTCTTGAAACAAGACTTGAACCAACCCCTTACTGTCGATAAGCAAGTCATCATCATCTATGCCTTGACTCGTGGTCACCTTGATGATGTTGCTGTAACGGATATTCGTCGTTTTGAAAAGGAACTCAACCTCTGGCTCGATCAAAACCGCAAACAACTTTGCGATGAGATCCGTAAGACAGGTAACCTTCCAGCAGACGAAGAGATCGTAGCAGCAATCTCAGAATTTAAGAAAACGTTCCAAGCGACGGTTTAA
- a CDS encoding F0F1 ATP synthase subunit epsilon, translating into MNTLHVNIVTPDGEVYDGDIRMVVAKTISGEIGVLPHHVPLVTPLDISILKLRHEDGGRTLIAISGGFMEVRQDTVTVLAETAEQADKVDYDRAAAAKVRAERRLQDTKLSELEFKRAELSLKRAVNRLSLKDYGRD; encoded by the coding sequence ATGAACACACTTCATGTCAATATCGTCACCCCGGATGGCGAAGTGTATGATGGCGATATCCGTATGGTCGTTGCGAAGACGATTTCTGGTGAGATCGGGGTTCTCCCGCACCACGTCCCACTCGTAACACCACTCGATATCAGCATCTTGAAGTTGCGCCACGAAGATGGCGGACGCACGTTGATCGCTATCAGCGGTGGCTTTATGGAAGTGCGCCAGGATACTGTAACGGTTCTTGCGGAAACTGCGGAGCAAGCAGACAAGGTCGACTACGACCGTGCTGCAGCTGCGAAGGTTCGTGCAGAACGTCGTCTCCAGGACACGAAATTATCAGAACTCGAATTCAAGCGTGCTGAACTTTCACTGAAACGAGCAGTTAACCGTCTCAGCTTGAAAGACTACGGTCGCGATTGA